From one Streptomyces mobaraensis genomic stretch:
- a CDS encoding rhodanese-like domain-containing protein has translation MMFGSGVPTVEVGALAADDFLLDVREADEWEAGHAEAALHIPMSEFTARFGELTEQAPDAGRINVICRSGGRSAQVTAYLVQQGMDAVNVGGGMQAWEAAGRPVVASGGGPGAVI, from the coding sequence ATGATGTTTGGTTCCGGGGTTCCCACGGTCGAGGTCGGCGCGCTCGCGGCGGACGACTTCCTGCTGGACGTGCGCGAGGCCGACGAGTGGGAGGCCGGGCACGCCGAGGCCGCCCTGCACATCCCGATGAGCGAGTTCACCGCGCGCTTCGGCGAGCTCACGGAGCAGGCGCCCGACGCCGGCCGGATCAACGTGATCTGCCGCTCGGGCGGCCGCTCGGCCCAGGTCACCGCCTATCTGGTGCAGCAGGGCATGGACGCGGTGAACGTCGGCGGCGGCATGCAGGCGTGGGAGGCCGCGGGCCGTCCGGTCGTCGCGTCCGGCGGGGGCCCGGGCGCGGTGATCTGA
- a CDS encoding DUF5819 family protein: MDTDDGRERKGGAGERAAPAAPAGLSRPARCVIALGAVAVALVTAVHLGMMFLHVAPPNTVSKQHASTIADYVLPEFEQNWKFFAPNPLQQNIHVQVRAQVRAPDGKVTVTPWTDLSAQDGAAIHHNPLPSHARQNQLRRAWDFYLSWHDEQGRPLGKRSPLAEEYLRRLAVSRIGLDRAAGDLERVQLRSVTSNVAPPPWSKGQTGDPVRRELAWWQVSAEDLKVVRSW; this comes from the coding sequence ATGGACACGGACGACGGACGCGAGCGGAAGGGCGGCGCCGGTGAACGGGCGGCTCCGGCCGCCCCCGCCGGGCTGTCCCGGCCCGCCCGCTGCGTCATCGCGCTCGGTGCCGTGGCCGTCGCCCTGGTGACGGCGGTCCATCTCGGCATGATGTTCCTGCATGTGGCGCCGCCGAACACGGTCAGCAAGCAGCACGCCTCGACCATCGCGGACTACGTCCTGCCCGAGTTCGAGCAGAACTGGAAGTTCTTCGCACCCAATCCGCTCCAGCAGAACATCCACGTCCAGGTCCGTGCCCAGGTGCGCGCCCCGGACGGCAAGGTCACGGTCACCCCGTGGACCGACCTCTCCGCCCAGGACGGTGCCGCCATCCACCACAACCCCCTCCCGAGCCACGCGCGGCAGAACCAGCTCCGCCGGGCCTGGGACTTCTACCTCTCCTGGCACGACGAACAGGGCCGGCCGCTGGGGAAGCGGAGCCCGCTCGCCGAGGAGTACCTGCGCCGGCTCGCCGTCTCCCGGATCGGTCTCGACCGTGCGGCGGGCGACCTGGAACGCGTCCAGCTCCGCTCGGTGACCTCGAACGTCGCGCCGCCGCCGTGGAGCAAGGGCCAGACCGGCGACCCCGTCCGGCGTGAGCTGGCCTGGTGGCAGGTCAGCGCCGAAGACCTGAAGGTGGTGCGGTCCTGGTGA
- the paaD gene encoding 1,2-phenylacetyl-CoA epoxidase subunit PaaD, whose translation MVTGSAPPPRAAEGLTPLEERLRALAGAVPDPELPVISLEELGVLRGLRVTAPGRVEVDLTPTYTGCPAVEAMSADIERVLHAEGVADVEVRTVLSPPWTTDAISAEGRRKLAEHGVAPPRPSGPGGPVPVQLAIRCPHCGSTDTTLLSRFSSTACKALRRCEACREPFDHFKELH comes from the coding sequence ATGGTGACCGGATCCGCGCCCCCACCCCGGGCCGCCGAGGGCCTGACGCCCCTGGAGGAGCGGCTGCGCGCGCTGGCCGGCGCCGTCCCCGACCCCGAGCTGCCCGTCATCTCCCTGGAGGAGCTAGGCGTCCTGCGCGGCCTGCGTGTCACCGCCCCCGGCCGGGTGGAGGTGGACCTCACCCCCACCTACACCGGCTGTCCCGCCGTCGAGGCCATGTCCGCTGACATAGAGCGCGTCCTGCACGCCGAAGGGGTCGCCGACGTCGAGGTCCGCACCGTGCTCTCGCCACCCTGGACCACCGACGCGATCAGCGCCGAGGGCCGGCGCAAGCTCGCCGAGCACGGCGTCGCCCCGCCCCGCCCCTCCGGCCCCGGCGGTCCCGTGCCCGTACAGCTCGCCATCCGCTGCCCGCACTGCGGCTCCACGGACACCACGCTGCTCAGCCGCTTCTCCTCCACCGCCTGCAAGGCCCTACGCCGCTGCGAGGCGTGCCGTGAACCGTTCGACCACTTCAAGGAGTTGCACTGA
- a CDS encoding HTTM domain-containing protein → MSLSSVRTACSTAYARVTGRSLGPYQTALIRIGFSFTWLFFLAREWVNRHELYGPDAAWSWDLARRLTDDNGSFTVLMWSDSGWWFELVYLMAMVSALLLMLGWRTRTMSVLYMIGLLSLQNRSVFVGDGGDNVLHLMAIYTVFTRCGQVWSLDARRARRRAAAGPDGEPDPGRDRDVTGVVLWTLCGLALALATTDAGTRLAWAAHGPVPGIGWATVLWSLWCGHGLWWAVRRYGGTEPRAVMAAFGHLTHNAALLVILAEVCLIYGAAGWYKVQGSLWQDGTALYYPLHLDYFSPWPGLSHALAASGVVVLLLSYGTVAVQAAFPLTLINRRVKNALVVVMIAEHLGIAVLLGLPFFSLVMVFADAVFLPTVFLVRAGGAVGRTVTRGWNTLVRFNRREIPAQWNRRAADRASEARVRDEAAEADPARSKTG, encoded by the coding sequence GTGAGCCTCTCCTCCGTACGTACCGCCTGCTCGACGGCCTACGCCCGGGTCACGGGCCGCTCCCTCGGCCCGTACCAGACCGCCCTGATCCGGATCGGGTTCTCCTTCACCTGGCTGTTCTTCCTGGCCCGCGAGTGGGTCAACCGCCATGAGCTGTACGGCCCGGACGCCGCCTGGAGCTGGGACCTCGCCCGGCGGCTGACGGACGACAACGGCTCCTTCACGGTGCTCATGTGGTCCGACAGCGGCTGGTGGTTCGAGCTGGTCTACCTCATGGCGATGGTGTCGGCCCTGCTGCTGATGCTCGGCTGGCGGACCAGGACCATGTCCGTCCTCTACATGATCGGCCTGTTGTCGCTGCAGAACCGCAGTGTCTTCGTCGGCGACGGCGGGGACAACGTCCTGCACCTGATGGCGATCTACACGGTGTTCACCCGCTGCGGTCAGGTGTGGTCGCTCGACGCCCGGCGCGCCCGACGCCGGGCGGCGGCCGGGCCGGACGGGGAACCGGATCCCGGCCGGGACCGGGACGTCACCGGGGTCGTGCTGTGGACGCTCTGCGGCCTCGCGCTGGCCCTGGCGACGACGGACGCCGGCACCCGGCTCGCCTGGGCGGCGCACGGGCCGGTCCCGGGCATCGGCTGGGCCACGGTGCTGTGGTCGCTGTGGTGCGGGCACGGGCTCTGGTGGGCCGTGCGGCGGTACGGCGGCACCGAACCGCGCGCGGTGATGGCCGCGTTCGGGCACCTGACGCACAACGCCGCCCTGCTGGTGATACTCGCCGAGGTCTGCCTGATCTACGGGGCGGCCGGCTGGTACAAGGTGCAGGGTTCGCTCTGGCAGGACGGCACCGCGCTCTACTACCCCCTGCACCTCGACTACTTCTCCCCCTGGCCGGGCCTGTCGCACGCCCTGGCCGCCAGCGGCGTCGTCGTGCTGCTGCTCAGCTACGGGACGGTGGCGGTCCAGGCGGCCTTCCCCCTCACGCTGATCAACCGCCGGGTGAAGAACGCCCTGGTGGTGGTGATGATCGCGGAGCACCTGGGCATCGCGGTCCTTTTGGGACTGCCCTTCTTCTCCCTGGTGATGGTTTTCGCGGACGCCGTGTTCCTGCCGACCGTCTTCCTGGTGCGCGCGGGTGGCGCCGTGGGGCGGACGGTGACCAGGGGCTGGAACACGCTCGTCCGGTTCAACCGGCGTGAGATCCCGGCCCAGTGGAACCGGAGGGCGGCGGACCGGGCGTCCGAAGCCCGGGTGAGGGATGAGGCGGCCGAAGCGGACCCGGCCCGTTCGAAGACCGGCTGA
- the paaC gene encoding 1,2-phenylacetyl-CoA epoxidase subunit PaaC, with product MTATTTRAATGPVPVTAALALGDDALVLAHRLGEWAGRAPVLEEEVALANIALDLLGQARTLLSLVGDEDELAYLREERAFRNVQLVERPNGDFAHTIARQLYFSAYQHLLYTRLAEGDGPFAPLAAKAVKEVAYHLDHAEHWTLRLGDGTAESHERMRGAAEALWRYTGELFEPVEGLDGVDPAALRAAWTERVGDTLRRATLELPTGPTSVSWAAGGGRQGVHTEPFGRMLAEMQHLHRSHPGASW from the coding sequence GTGACCGCCACGACCACCCGTGCCGCCACCGGACCCGTGCCCGTCACGGCCGCCCTCGCGCTCGGCGACGACGCCCTGGTCCTCGCGCACCGGCTGGGGGAGTGGGCGGGCCGCGCCCCCGTCCTGGAGGAGGAGGTCGCGCTCGCCAACATCGCCCTCGACCTGCTCGGGCAGGCCCGCACCCTGCTCTCGCTCGTCGGCGACGAGGACGAGCTGGCCTACCTCCGCGAGGAGCGCGCCTTCCGCAACGTCCAGCTCGTCGAGCGGCCCAACGGCGACTTCGCCCACACCATCGCCCGGCAGCTCTATTTCTCCGCCTACCAGCACCTGCTCTACACCCGGCTCGCCGAGGGCGACGGGCCGTTCGCCCCGCTGGCGGCGAAGGCCGTCAAGGAGGTCGCCTACCACCTCGACCACGCCGAGCACTGGACCCTGCGACTCGGCGACGGCACGGCCGAGAGCCACGAGCGGATGCGCGGCGCGGCAGAGGCCCTGTGGCGGTACACGGGCGAGCTGTTCGAGCCCGTGGAGGGCCTCGACGGCGTCGATCCGGCCGCCCTCCGCGCGGCATGGACGGAACGCGTCGGCGACACCCTGCGACGGGCCACCCTGGAGCTCCCCACCGGTCCCACGTCGGTCTCCTGGGCCGCGGGCGGCGGGCGCCAGGGCGTCCACACCGAGCCCTTCGGCCGCATGCTCGCCGAGATGCAGCACCTGCACCGCAGCCACCCGGGGGCGTCATGGTGA
- the paaN gene encoding phenylacetic acid degradation protein PaaN encodes MTAGLTIDQLAEKHSATLDTALDVIRTRAYWSPHPEHPKAYGPDQDGGLDAAAGQAAFEALRDRRFELDQPGTDGWTGSEVSPYGPRLGVEYPHADLSVLLPAMRSAMRPWRDAGPRHRALVCLEILKRISARTHEMAHAVMHTSGQAFMMAFQAGGPHAQDRGLEAVAYAYAAQAEAERTAEWVKPQGKRDPLKLAKEFTAVPRGIALVIGCNTFPTWNGYPGLFASLATGNPVLVKPHPRAVLPLALTVRVAREVLREAGFSPDLVALAAERDGEGIAKSLAVHPDVRIIDYTGSTAFGDWLEANAGQAQVFTEKAGVNTVIVDSTDDYKGMLSNLAFSLSLYSGQMCTTPQNLLIPRGGIGTDAGHKTYDEVVADLAAAVGTLLGDDARANALLGAIVNDQVKERVEAAGRLGEVALASRTVTNPDFPDATVRTPVIVKLDGAKPDAEAAYFSECFGPVSFAVAVDSTTEAVELLRRTVREKGAMTVGAYTTSAEAERLIEEACLEECAQLSLNLTGGVYVNQTAAFSDYHGSGGNPAANAALCDAAFVASRFRTVEVRRQA; translated from the coding sequence GTGACCGCCGGACTCACCATCGACCAGTTGGCCGAGAAGCACTCCGCCACGCTCGACACGGCCCTCGACGTCATCCGCACCCGCGCCTACTGGTCCCCGCACCCCGAGCACCCCAAGGCGTACGGCCCCGACCAGGACGGCGGCCTGGACGCCGCCGCGGGCCAGGCGGCCTTCGAGGCCCTCCGGGACCGGCGCTTCGAGCTCGACCAGCCCGGCACGGACGGCTGGACGGGTTCCGAGGTCTCCCCCTACGGCCCGCGGCTCGGCGTCGAGTACCCCCACGCCGACCTCTCCGTGCTGCTCCCGGCCATGCGGTCCGCCATGCGCCCCTGGCGCGACGCGGGCCCCCGCCACCGGGCGCTGGTGTGCCTGGAGATCCTCAAACGGATCAGCGCCCGGACGCACGAGATGGCGCACGCGGTCATGCACACCAGCGGCCAGGCGTTCATGATGGCGTTCCAGGCCGGCGGCCCGCACGCCCAGGACCGCGGCCTGGAGGCCGTCGCCTACGCCTACGCCGCGCAGGCCGAGGCGGAGCGGACGGCCGAGTGGGTCAAGCCGCAGGGCAAACGCGACCCGCTGAAACTGGCCAAGGAGTTCACCGCGGTGCCGCGCGGCATCGCCCTCGTCATCGGCTGCAACACCTTCCCCACCTGGAACGGTTACCCCGGCCTCTTCGCCTCGCTCGCCACCGGCAACCCCGTACTGGTCAAGCCCCACCCGCGCGCGGTCCTGCCGCTCGCGCTGACCGTGCGCGTCGCCCGCGAGGTGCTGCGCGAGGCCGGCTTCTCCCCCGACCTCGTCGCCCTGGCCGCCGAGCGGGACGGCGAGGGCATCGCCAAGTCGCTGGCCGTCCACCCGGACGTCCGGATCATCGACTACACCGGCTCCACGGCGTTCGGCGACTGGCTGGAGGCCAACGCCGGGCAGGCGCAGGTCTTCACGGAGAAGGCCGGCGTCAACACCGTGATCGTCGACTCCACCGACGACTACAAGGGGATGCTGTCCAACCTCGCCTTCTCGCTCTCCCTCTACAGCGGCCAGATGTGCACCACCCCGCAGAACCTGCTGATCCCGCGCGGCGGCATCGGCACGGACGCCGGCCACAAGACGTACGACGAGGTGGTGGCCGACCTGGCGGCGGCCGTCGGCACGCTCCTGGGCGACGACGCCCGGGCCAACGCCCTGCTCGGCGCCATCGTCAACGACCAGGTCAAGGAGCGCGTCGAGGCGGCCGGCCGGCTCGGCGAGGTGGCGCTCGCCTCCCGCACGGTGACCAACCCCGACTTCCCCGACGCGACCGTCCGCACCCCGGTGATCGTCAAACTCGACGGCGCGAAGCCGGACGCCGAGGCCGCCTACTTCTCCGAATGCTTCGGCCCGGTGTCGTTCGCGGTGGCCGTGGACTCCACGACGGAGGCGGTGGAGCTGCTGCGCCGCACGGTGCGGGAGAAGGGCGCGATGACCGTCGGCGCGTACACCACCTCGGCGGAGGCGGAGCGGCTGATCGAGGAGGCGTGCCTGGAGGAGTGCGCACAGCTCTCGCTGAACCTCACCGGTGGCGTCTACGTCAACCAGACCGCCGCGTTCTCGGACTACCACGGCTCGGGTGGCAACCCGGCGGCCAACGCGGCGCTGTGCGACGCGGCGTTCGTGGCGAGCCGGTTCCGCACGGTGGAGGTGCGGCGGCAGGCGTGA
- the paaB gene encoding 1,2-phenylacetyl-CoA epoxidase subunit PaaB — MTGTDWPLWEVFVRSRRGLSHTHAGSLHAPDARMALRNARDLYTRRSEGVSIWVVPSDAITASSPDEKDPFFEPAGDKAYRHPTFYEIPEGVRHL; from the coding sequence ATGACCGGCACCGACTGGCCGCTGTGGGAAGTGTTCGTCCGCAGCAGGCGCGGCCTCTCGCACACCCACGCCGGCAGTCTGCACGCCCCGGACGCGCGGATGGCCCTGCGCAACGCCCGCGACCTGTACACCCGGCGGTCCGAGGGCGTCTCGATCTGGGTCGTGCCCTCCGACGCCATCACCGCCTCCTCACCGGACGAGAAGGACCCCTTCTTCGAGCCGGCCGGCGACAAGGCGTACCGCCACCCGACGTTCTACGAGATCCCCGAGGGGGTGCGGCACCTGTGA
- a CDS encoding FhaA domain-containing protein — protein MGVLKRFEQRLEGLVNGTFAKVFKSEVQPVEIAGALQRECDNNATIWNRDRTVVPNDFIVELSGPDYERLSPYSGQLGDELAGMVRDYAKQQRYTFMGTIQVHLEKADDLDTGLYRVRSRTLAASESQEPQAQQGHQAPHAPYGGGAPRGGGPSPVTQGGGYPPQPSGAPPMPSSPPPGAARPQPRAGGPGAGAAERTRRWIEINGARHQISRPTLVLGRSTEADVRIDDPGVSRRHCEIRVGTPATIQDLGSTNGIVVDGQHTTRATLRDGSRIVVGSTTIVYRQAEG, from the coding sequence GTGGGAGTACTGAAGCGCTTCGAGCAGCGACTCGAAGGTCTCGTGAACGGCACCTTTGCCAAGGTGTTCAAGTCCGAGGTCCAGCCCGTGGAGATCGCGGGCGCACTCCAGCGGGAGTGCGACAACAACGCCACCATCTGGAACCGTGACCGCACGGTCGTTCCCAACGACTTCATCGTGGAGCTGAGCGGCCCGGACTACGAGCGGCTGAGCCCCTACTCCGGCCAGTTGGGCGACGAGCTGGCCGGCATGGTCCGCGACTACGCGAAGCAGCAGCGGTACACCTTCATGGGGACCATCCAGGTCCACCTGGAGAAGGCGGACGACCTCGACACCGGTCTGTACCGCGTCCGCAGCCGCACCCTCGCGGCCAGCGAGTCCCAGGAACCTCAGGCACAGCAGGGCCACCAGGCCCCCCACGCTCCGTACGGCGGCGGCGCTCCCCGCGGCGGCGGCCCCTCCCCCGTCACCCAGGGCGGCGGCTACCCGCCGCAGCCTTCCGGCGCCCCGCCCATGCCGTCGTCCCCGCCGCCCGGCGCGGCCCGTCCCCAGCCCCGCGCGGGCGGGCCGGGAGCCGGCGCGGCGGAGCGGACGCGGCGCTGGATCGAGATCAACGGCGCCCGGCACCAGATCTCCCGTCCGACGCTGGTGCTGGGCCGCAGCACCGAGGCGGACGTCCGTATCGACGACCCCGGCGTCTCCCGCAGGCACTGCGAGATCCGGGTCGGCACCCCCGCGACCATCCAGGACCTGGGGTCGACCAACGGCATCGTCGTGGACGGGCAGCACACCACGCGCGCTACGCTCCGCGACGGCTCACGGATCGTCGTGGGCAGCACCACCATCGTTTATCGGCAAGCCGAAGGGTGA
- a CDS encoding MarR family winged helix-turn-helix transcriptional regulator produces MAHRADHLDTIQRELTAFARRARAAAARLHPELSLVSYTLLAHLQDQRGCRATDLATHYLLDKSTVSRQVAGLERLGLVERRADPDDQRVQVLHLTDRGTEVLDQVAASRRTAFENRLADWDEADLARFAGYLLRYNASGTEGD; encoded by the coding sequence GTGGCACATCGAGCCGATCACCTCGACACCATCCAGCGGGAACTGACCGCCTTCGCACGCCGCGCCCGCGCCGCCGCGGCCCGGCTGCACCCCGAGCTGTCGCTGGTCTCGTACACCCTGCTCGCCCACCTCCAGGACCAGCGGGGCTGCCGGGCCACCGACCTCGCCACGCACTACCTGCTCGACAAGTCCACGGTCAGCCGGCAGGTGGCGGGCCTGGAGCGGCTGGGCCTCGTCGAGCGCCGCGCCGACCCCGACGACCAGCGGGTGCAGGTCCTGCACCTCACCGACCGCGGCACCGAGGTCCTGGACCAGGTCGCGGCCAGCCGCCGCACCGCCTTCGAGAACCGCCTCGCCGACTGGGACGAGGCCGACCTCGCCCGGTTCGCGGGCTACCTGCTGCGCTACAACGCCTCCGGGACGGAGGGGGATTGA
- a CDS encoding TrmH family RNA methyltransferase, protein MTEDATGIAVRQWGELAPGAVLLDGFHAIKHALRFGARVGPVLTTDAAAVLALADRLADDVTEALRGLLTEVDRDALRGLVPRGHTTEVAALAARPAREDNLAALARRPRPAPVVLLDNPRNLGNVGAVVRLAAGFGATGVVTTGDLDPWHQNAVRAGAGLHYATAVERVETDGLPPGPLFALDPEGEDVRSVVLPDEAVLAFGSERHGISDEVRARADRLVSLPMRPQVSSYNLATSVGMTLFHWGGPKAAG, encoded by the coding sequence ATGACCGAGGACGCGACCGGTATCGCCGTGCGGCAGTGGGGCGAGCTGGCCCCCGGTGCCGTGCTGCTCGACGGATTCCACGCCATCAAACACGCCCTGCGCTTCGGGGCCCGGGTCGGTCCCGTGCTCACCACCGACGCCGCCGCCGTCCTGGCGCTGGCGGACCGGCTCGCCGACGACGTGACCGAGGCGCTGCGGGGCCTGCTGACGGAGGTCGACCGGGACGCCCTGCGCGGGCTGGTGCCCCGGGGGCACACCACCGAGGTCGCCGCGCTGGCCGCCCGGCCCGCCCGCGAGGACAACCTCGCCGCGCTGGCCCGCCGCCCCCGCCCCGCGCCCGTCGTGCTCCTCGACAACCCGCGCAACCTCGGGAACGTCGGCGCGGTCGTCCGGCTGGCCGCCGGCTTCGGCGCGACCGGCGTCGTCACCACCGGGGACCTCGACCCGTGGCACCAGAACGCCGTCCGTGCGGGCGCGGGGCTGCACTACGCCACGGCCGTGGAGCGGGTGGAGACCGACGGCCTGCCCCCGGGGCCGCTGTTCGCGCTCGACCCGGAGGGCGAGGACGTCAGGTCCGTCGTCCTGCCGGACGAAGCCGTCCTCGCCTTCGGATCCGAACGCCACGGCATCTCGGACGAGGTGCGGGCACGGGCGGACCGGCTGGTCTCGCTGCCGATGCGCCCGCAGGTGTCGAGCTACAACCTCGCCACGAGCGTCGGGATGACGCTGTTCCACTGGGGCGGCCCGAAGGCGGCGGGCTGA
- a CDS encoding 2Fe-2S iron-sulfur cluster-binding protein, with amino-acid sequence MAAARHGTFHRLRVASVDPLTDDAVAVTFTVPAELRDAFRHAPGQHLTVRHTAQGAEIRRTYSVCGQAPGPEGPSTLRVGVRLVDGGAFSTYAFKELRAGDELEVMTPAGRFVLEPRPGHFAAVVGGSGITPVLSIATTLLAREPAARFTLLRSDRTTASTMFLEEVADLKDRYPGRLQVVQTLSREEQQAGPASGRLDERRLTGLLPALLPVGAVDGWFLCGPHGLVLSAERALHGLGVPRDRVHQEIFHVEDGPAAPAPPRSAAAPTRGTVTATLDGRGGRWPVHEGESLLEAVLRNRPDAPYACKGGVCGTCRAFLVSGEVRMDRNFALEDDELAAGYVLACQSRPATEEVELDFDR; translated from the coding sequence ATGGCAGCGGCCCGCCACGGCACCTTCCACCGCCTGCGGGTGGCGTCTGTCGACCCGCTCACCGACGACGCGGTCGCCGTGACCTTCACCGTCCCCGCGGAGCTCCGGGACGCCTTCCGCCACGCCCCCGGACAGCACCTGACCGTGCGGCACACCGCCCAGGGCGCCGAGATACGCCGCACCTACTCCGTCTGCGGGCAGGCCCCCGGCCCCGAGGGGCCGAGCACCCTGCGGGTGGGCGTCCGGCTGGTCGACGGCGGCGCGTTCTCCACCTACGCGTTCAAGGAGTTGCGGGCGGGGGACGAGCTGGAGGTGATGACGCCGGCGGGGCGGTTCGTCCTGGAGCCGCGCCCCGGGCACTTCGCCGCGGTCGTCGGGGGCAGCGGGATCACTCCCGTCCTGTCCATCGCCACGACCCTGCTCGCCCGTGAGCCGGCGGCCCGCTTCACGCTCCTGCGCAGCGACCGCACCACGGCCTCCACGATGTTCCTGGAGGAGGTCGCCGACCTCAAGGACCGCTACCCCGGCCGGCTCCAGGTCGTCCAGACCCTCTCCCGGGAGGAGCAGCAGGCCGGCCCGGCCTCCGGGCGGCTCGACGAGCGGCGGCTGACCGGCCTGCTGCCCGCGCTGCTCCCCGTCGGCGCCGTGGACGGCTGGTTCCTGTGCGGCCCGCACGGGCTGGTCCTGTCCGCCGAGCGCGCCCTGCACGGCCTGGGAGTGCCCCGGGACCGCGTCCACCAGGAGATCTTCCACGTCGAGGACGGCCCGGCCGCTCCGGCCCCGCCCCGGTCCGCCGCCGCGCCCACCCGCGGCACGGTCACGGCCACACTGGACGGCCGCGGCGGCCGCTGGCCCGTCCACGAGGGCGAGTCCCTGCTGGAGGCCGTCCTGCGCAACCGCCCCGACGCGCCCTACGCCTGCAAGGGCGGCGTCTGCGGCACCTGCCGGGCGTTCCTGGTCTCCGGCGAGGTGCGCATGGACCGGAACTTCGCCCTGGAGGACGACGAGCTGGCGGCGGGATACGTCCTGGCCTGCCAGTCGCGGCCGGCGACGGAGGAGGTGGAGCTGGACTTCGACCGCTGA
- the paaA gene encoding 1,2-phenylacetyl-CoA epoxidase subunit PaaA, whose amino-acid sequence MTTTAPETVDTAALEAVFDAAVAADERIEPRDWMPDAYRATLIRQIAQHAHSEIIGMQPEANWITRAPSLRRKAILMAKVQDEAGHGLYLYSAAETLGVGRDELLDKLHSGRQRYSSIFNYPTLTWADVGAIGWLVDGAAITNQVPLCRCSYGPYARAMIRVCKEESFHQRQGYELLLALSRGTEAQHAMAQDAVNRWWWPSLMMFGPPDGESPHSAQSMTWKIKRHSNDELRRRFVDICVPQAESLGLTLPDPDLRWNEETGHYDFGPIDWDEFNEVLRGNGPCNEQRLARRREAHEEGAWVREAAAAYAAKHAPGPRPGGTPHHTPERGTAASGPTKHPEAMA is encoded by the coding sequence ATGACCACGACGGCACCAGAAACGGTGGACACGGCGGCTCTGGAGGCGGTGTTCGACGCCGCGGTGGCGGCGGACGAGCGCATCGAGCCGCGCGACTGGATGCCCGACGCCTACCGCGCCACCCTCATCCGGCAGATAGCCCAGCACGCCCACTCCGAGATCATCGGCATGCAGCCCGAGGCCAACTGGATCACCCGGGCCCCGTCACTGCGCCGCAAGGCCATCCTCATGGCCAAGGTCCAGGACGAGGCCGGCCACGGCCTCTACCTCTACAGCGCCGCCGAGACCCTGGGCGTCGGCCGCGACGAGCTGCTGGACAAGCTGCACTCCGGCCGTCAGCGGTACTCCTCGATCTTCAACTACCCCACGCTGACCTGGGCCGACGTCGGCGCCATCGGCTGGCTGGTGGACGGCGCGGCCATCACCAACCAGGTCCCCCTCTGCCGCTGCTCCTACGGGCCGTACGCGCGCGCCATGATCCGCGTCTGCAAGGAGGAGTCGTTCCACCAGCGCCAGGGCTACGAGCTGCTGCTCGCCCTCAGCCGTGGCACGGAAGCACAGCACGCCATGGCCCAGGACGCGGTGAACCGCTGGTGGTGGCCGTCGCTGATGATGTTCGGCCCGCCGGACGGCGAATCCCCGCACTCCGCCCAGTCCATGACCTGGAAGATCAAGCGCCACTCCAACGACGAGCTGCGCCGGCGCTTCGTCGACATCTGCGTCCCGCAGGCCGAGTCCCTGGGCCTCACCCTCCCCGACCCCGACCTGCGGTGGAACGAGGAGACCGGGCACTACGACTTCGGCCCGATCGACTGGGACGAGTTCAACGAGGTCCTGCGCGGCAACGGCCCCTGCAACGAGCAGCGGCTCGCCCGCCGCCGCGAGGCCCACGAGGAGGGCGCCTGGGTACGGGAGGCCGCCGCCGCGTACGCCGCCAAGCACGCCCCCGGCCCCCGCCCCGGCGGCACCCCGCACCACACCCCCGAGCGCGGGACCGCCGCGTCCGGCCCCACCAAGCACCCGGAGGCGATGGCATGA